The Cystobacter fuscus DSM 2262 region CACCTTCAAGAGCAACTCCCAGAACGACTGGGCGAGCATCGCCGAGGCCCGGGCGTGTGGCGCGGCCTCCGAGTCGTCCAGCGGCAGTGGCGTGGTGTGGCGGGGTGACTTCGATACGGGCGACCGCACCCAGTGGACCCGGACGCAGATGGTCAGCTCGGACCGGCTGCAGGTGGTGTCCTCACCCGCGCGCCAGGGCAGCTACGCCATCAAGGTGACGGTGAAGCAGGGAGACAATCCCATCAGCGCGAGCGGCAACCGCAACGAGCTGGTGAAGATGACGAACGAGAAGGAAGGCGACGAGTACTACTACCGGTGGAGCACGATGTTCGCCTCGGACTTCCCGAGCGCCAAGACGTGGCAGCTCTTCACCCAGTGGCACCAGAGCGGTGACAGCGGCTCGCCCCCGGTGGAGTTCTACGTCAACGGAGAGACCATCTACCTGCGCCTGCAGGGCAGCACCGTGGTGTGGAGCACCCCGCTGGTGCGCGGGCAGTGGCAGGACTTCATCTTCCACGTGAAGTGGTCGTCCAAGTCGGGCACGGGCTTCGTGGAGCTCTACCGCAATGGCAAGCTCGAGCTGCCCAAGCGCTACATCGCGACGATGTACTCGGGGCAGACGAACTACTTGAAGGTCGGCCTGTACCGCAACAGCACCATCGCGCCGACGGGCGTGGTGTACCACGACGGCTGGGTGCAGGGCCGGAGCCTGCAGGACGTGCAGTAGGCCCCGGCCCCGG contains the following coding sequences:
- a CDS encoding heparin lyase I family protein, encoding MKKTLLLVEALSVLAGVGCGLPDEQGEADEFFQTMGATADALSAPNCTTLSAASVLASGNDGNGPRNTLDDQMGTRWSNQGAGSWIDYDLGSTRTVSGAAIAWHQGNLRTNTFSMSVSLDGMSYTTVYSGTSSGKTTAAETYTFSARSARRLRITFKSNSQNDWASIAEARACGAASESSSGSGVVWRGDFDTGDRTQWTRTQMVSSDRLQVVSSPARQGSYAIKVTVKQGDNPISASGNRNELVKMTNEKEGDEYYYRWSTMFASDFPSAKTWQLFTQWHQSGDSGSPPVEFYVNGETIYLRLQGSTVVWSTPLVRGQWQDFIFHVKWSSKSGTGFVELYRNGKLELPKRYIATMYSGQTNYLKVGLYRNSTIAPTGVVYHDGWVQGRSLQDVQ